A section of the Microbulbifer pacificus genome encodes:
- a CDS encoding F0F1 ATP synthase subunit epsilon, whose amino-acid sequence MNSFSLELLSATEQRRVDGVTSFVGEDASGSFGILAGHTRTIAPLLFGLARFRRGNEQWQYLALPGGLLYFLDNHLQIFTRRFLIDADYARISALLQQQLLAEEQRLVETKESLARMEESMLRRLWELSRE is encoded by the coding sequence ATGAACAGCTTTTCCCTCGAATTGCTATCGGCCACGGAACAACGGCGCGTTGATGGCGTGACCAGCTTTGTGGGCGAGGATGCCTCTGGCAGCTTCGGCATTCTCGCCGGACATACCCGCACCATTGCGCCGCTGCTGTTCGGGCTCGCGCGCTTTCGCCGCGGCAACGAACAGTGGCAGTACCTGGCACTACCGGGAGGGCTGCTCTATTTTCTGGACAACCACCTGCAGATTTTCACGCGCCGCTTTCTGATCGATGCCGACTACGCGCGGATCTCCGCGCTGCTGCAACAGCAATTGCTCGCCGAGGAGCAGCGTCTCGTGGAGACCAAGGAAAGCCTGGCGCGCATGGAGGAATCGATGCTGCGGAGGTTGTGGGAGCTGAGCCGGGAATAG
- a CDS encoding AtpZ/AtpI family protein, with product MATNRDQKQRDQKQRDRQQRNHQLSERVERQAKRMKKAERERETLLAQTIYIGTLGLVFVLPVVGGAYLGRWLDGFVEGYSTRWTLSLIFLGVVVGAVNVYLLIRE from the coding sequence ATGGCGACTAATCGTGATCAAAAGCAGCGTGATCAAAAGCAGCGTGACCGGCAACAGCGCAATCACCAGTTGAGCGAGCGCGTGGAGCGCCAGGCCAAGCGCATGAAAAAGGCCGAGCGCGAACGGGAAACGTTGCTGGCGCAGACCATCTATATCGGTACCCTGGGGCTGGTGTTTGTACTGCCGGTCGTCGGCGGCGCGTATCTCGGTCGCTGGCTGGATGGTTTCGTGGAAGGCTACTCCACTCGCTGGACCCTGAGCCTGATTTTTCTCGGTGTGGTGGTGGGTGCCGTCAATGTCTATCTGTTGATACGGGAATAG
- a CDS encoding F0F1 ATP synthase subunit A, which produces MHGDTMSFPVVLHLGPLQVTTTVATTWVIMALLVLVAWLVTRRLLLHPGRAQTVAEGIVSTIEEAIRAVAPNHVSLLLPFIATLWIFLVVANLCGLIPGVHSPTRDLSATAALAILVFLSVHWFGIRDQGLKAYLRHYLVPTPLLLPFHILSEITRTLALAVRLFGNIMSLEMAALLILLVAGFLAPVPILMLHVIEGLVQAYIFGMLALIYIASGLQTQQMRQEARNE; this is translated from the coding sequence ATGCACGGTGACACCATGTCATTTCCGGTGGTTCTGCATCTCGGGCCACTACAGGTGACCACCACGGTGGCGACGACCTGGGTGATCATGGCTTTGCTCGTGCTGGTGGCTTGGCTGGTCACGCGGCGCCTGCTACTGCACCCCGGGCGCGCACAAACCGTGGCCGAAGGCATCGTCTCCACTATCGAAGAAGCGATCCGCGCGGTAGCGCCAAATCACGTTTCGCTGTTGCTGCCGTTCATTGCCACATTGTGGATCTTCCTGGTGGTGGCCAACCTGTGTGGCCTGATTCCCGGGGTGCATTCGCCGACCCGGGATTTGTCGGCAACGGCGGCGCTGGCGATTCTGGTGTTCCTGTCGGTGCACTGGTTCGGGATCCGCGACCAGGGCCTGAAGGCCTACCTGCGTCATTACCTGGTGCCGACGCCGTTGTTGCTGCCGTTTCATATCCTCAGTGAAATCACCCGTACGCTGGCGCTGGCGGTGCGCCTGTTTGGCAACATCATGAGCCTGGAAATGGCGGCGTTGTTGATCCTGCTGGTCGCCGGGTTTCTCGCCCCGGTTCCTATACTGATGCTGCATGTGATCGAGGGGCTGGTGCAGGCCTATATTTTCGGCATGCTGGCGCTGATCTATATCGCCAGTGGGCTGCAAACCCAACAAATGAGGCAGGAAGCCCGCAATGAATGA
- the atpE gene encoding ATP synthase F0 subunit C → MNDLSWFTTLSTVAAMIGMGIGVLGPAIAMGRAISSALEAISRQPEAEKSILRTLFIGLAMIESLAIYVLVIALIVLFRNPLLEYLLKTKS, encoded by the coding sequence ATGAATGATCTGTCCTGGTTTACGACCCTTTCCACTGTCGCCGCGATGATCGGCATGGGCATTGGCGTGCTGGGTCCCGCGATTGCCATGGGTCGTGCCATCAGCAGCGCGCTTGAGGCCATTTCGCGGCAACCGGAGGCGGAGAAATCGATCCTGCGCACGCTGTTTATCGGTCTCGCCATGATCGAGTCGCTGGCGATCTATGTTCTGGTGATCGCACTTATCGTCCTGTTCCGCAATCCGTTGCTGGAATACCTGCTCAAAACCAAGTCGTGA
- a CDS encoding F0F1 ATP synthase subunit delta — MELSWSTFLLEIFNFLVLVWILKHFLYRPIQSVIARRQQDIDGRLAEAREKEAQAGQLQKDYEGRLAEWRSEREKSREALETELRSERVRREKLLADELEQQRSKSSAVDARRQGEQRRQLELQALEQGSRFAAKLLEQGAGPETETRLINLFLKSLAEMPEAQRLQLCEQIRDSAKAAPLRVASAHELDAGTRDKIEHGLAACLAREVACRFVEDPDLIAGVQVSLGAWTMGLNVRDELQGFAHLAPESVAG, encoded by the coding sequence GTGGAGCTGAGCTGGTCGACCTTCCTGCTGGAAATTTTCAACTTCCTCGTGCTGGTATGGATTCTCAAGCACTTTCTCTATCGCCCGATCCAGTCGGTGATTGCACGCCGCCAGCAGGATATCGACGGGCGCCTGGCAGAAGCCCGGGAGAAAGAAGCGCAGGCCGGCCAGTTGCAGAAAGACTATGAAGGCCGCCTGGCCGAATGGCGCAGCGAGCGCGAAAAGTCCCGTGAAGCGCTGGAGACCGAGCTGCGCAGCGAAAGAGTGCGGCGGGAAAAGTTGCTGGCGGACGAGCTGGAGCAGCAGCGGTCAAAGTCCTCTGCAGTTGATGCGCGGCGACAGGGAGAACAGCGCCGTCAGCTGGAATTGCAGGCGTTGGAACAGGGCAGCCGATTTGCCGCGAAATTACTTGAGCAGGGCGCCGGACCCGAAACAGAAACTCGCCTGATTAATCTCTTTCTCAAGAGCCTCGCGGAAATGCCGGAAGCGCAGCGGCTGCAGTTGTGTGAGCAAATCCGCGATTCGGCGAAAGCAGCACCGCTACGGGTGGCGAGTGCGCATGAGTTGGACGCCGGCACCCGCGACAAAATCGAACACGGGCTGGCGGCTTGCCTGGCGCGCGAGGTGGCCTGCCGCTTTGTGGAAGATCCCGACCTGATTGCTGGCGTGCAGGTATCCTTGGGCGCGTGGACCATGGGGCTCAACGTGCGTGATGAACTGCAGGGCTTCGCGCATCTTGCCCCGGAATCCGTTGCAGGGTGA
- a CDS encoding F0F1 ATP synthase subunit alpha, whose amino-acid sequence MNGSLLQQRSNWLDKYRLQVRIAEQGWVVSVGDGIVWVAGLPTVAIDDVLEFSDGSRAQVFDLNVNLVGGVLLQATDALTAGTRATRGSQVLGIAVGDELLGRVLDPLGGPLDGGAMPDCAGWRPLEARAPAIAERDFVQQPLYTGSKVLDTMIPIGCGQRQLLIGDEGLGRSALALDAVTNQKGKNIRCVYVLIGQKRSTVIGTIELLRNAGALEYTTVIVAEASALPGLLHLAPFAGCTVAEYWMRQGWHTLVVYDDLSTHAKTYRELSLLLRRPPGREAYPGDIFSVHARLLERATCLNAANGGGSMTALPIVETKLGEIAAYIPTNLISITDGQVYLDRDLFSGGFRPAIDIGKSVSRIGGRAQHPAVKKEAGRMKLDYLQFLELEMFTRFGAKLEAAMEKVIRRGRVLREIFKQDRLSPLPIEFQLAWMVAFNDGLLDEWEPRALSDKLSQLEMQVAASGLTLDDGRDKWAALARDWAGEREASAQGETR is encoded by the coding sequence ATGAACGGAAGCCTACTTCAGCAGCGGAGTAATTGGCTCGACAAATACCGACTACAAGTTCGGATAGCCGAGCAGGGCTGGGTGGTGTCCGTTGGCGATGGCATCGTCTGGGTTGCGGGATTGCCGACCGTGGCCATCGACGACGTGCTGGAATTCAGTGATGGCAGCCGCGCTCAGGTATTCGACCTGAACGTGAACCTGGTCGGCGGGGTGCTGTTGCAGGCAACGGATGCGCTTACCGCTGGCACCCGTGCAACCCGCGGCAGCCAGGTTCTTGGTATCGCTGTGGGCGATGAGCTGTTGGGGCGTGTGCTGGATCCGCTGGGCGGGCCGCTGGACGGCGGTGCGATGCCGGACTGTGCCGGTTGGCGACCGTTGGAAGCGCGTGCACCGGCCATCGCCGAGCGGGATTTTGTGCAGCAACCGCTGTACACCGGCAGCAAGGTGCTGGACACCATGATTCCGATTGGCTGTGGCCAGCGGCAGCTGCTGATCGGGGACGAGGGGCTGGGGCGCAGTGCGTTGGCGCTGGATGCCGTCACCAATCAGAAAGGCAAAAACATCCGCTGTGTGTATGTGTTGATCGGCCAGAAGCGCTCCACGGTCATCGGCACCATCGAATTGCTCCGCAACGCCGGCGCACTGGAATACACCACCGTGATTGTGGCGGAGGCCAGTGCACTGCCGGGGTTACTGCACCTGGCGCCATTTGCCGGCTGTACCGTTGCCGAATACTGGATGCGCCAGGGCTGGCATACCCTGGTGGTCTACGACGACCTATCCACCCACGCCAAGACCTACCGCGAACTCTCGTTGCTGTTGCGGCGGCCTCCGGGGCGCGAGGCCTATCCCGGCGATATCTTTTCCGTACACGCGCGCCTGCTGGAACGCGCCACCTGCCTGAACGCTGCCAATGGTGGCGGTAGCATGACCGCGCTACCGATCGTGGAAACCAAACTCGGCGAAATCGCGGCCTACATCCCCACCAACCTTATTTCCATTACCGATGGCCAGGTATACCTGGACCGGGACCTGTTCAGTGGCGGCTTCCGGCCCGCCATTGATATCGGCAAATCGGTATCGCGTATTGGTGGTCGCGCCCAGCATCCGGCGGTGAAAAAGGAAGCGGGGCGCATGAAGCTGGATTACCTGCAGTTTCTCGAGCTGGAAATGTTCACCCGTTTCGGCGCCAAGCTGGAGGCAGCGATGGAAAAGGTGATCCGTCGCGGACGGGTACTGCGGGAAATCTTCAAACAGGATCGCCTGTCGCCGCTGCCCATCGAGTTTCAACTGGCATGGATGGTTGCGTTCAATGACGGTCTGCTGGATGAGTGGGAACCCCGCGCACTGTCGGATAAGTTGTCGCAACTGGAAATGCAGGTGGCGGCCAGCGGCCTGACCCTGGACGACGGGCGCGACAAGTGGGCAGCACTGGCACGGGACTGGGCCGGTGAACGAGAGGCCAGTGCACAAGGAGAAACGCGGTGA